In one Rhodococcus sp. KBS0724 genomic region, the following are encoded:
- a CDS encoding integrase core domain-containing protein: MKQVCERYGLRRSMGATGICWDNAGAESLWSTFKHEYYYRHTFAYASELIAAVDNWMHIYNTRRRHSTIGMLSPTNYEKSLTTTLMVA, encoded by the coding sequence ATGAAGCAGGTGTGCGAACGGTACGGGCTGCGCCGTTCGATGGGAGCTACCGGAATATGCTGGGACAACGCCGGCGCGGAGAGTCTGTGGTCCACGTTCAAGCACGAGTACTACTACCGACACACTTTCGCATACGCCTCTGAATTGATTGCTGCAGTTGACAACTGGATGCACATCTACAACACTCGCCGCAGGCACTCCACGATCGGGATGCTCAGCCCCACGAACTACGAAAAGTCACTGACCACGACCTTGATGGTCGCGTGA
- a CDS encoding NAD(P)/FAD-dependent oxidoreductase: MTFADTPAGRRKVVVIGSGFGGLFATKALRRVDVDVTVIDRTTHHLFQPLLYQVATGILSEGEIAPATRIILRNQSNATVLLGDVTTIDLTEQTVISIHQGRTTVTEYDERIVSAGAQQSYFGNDHFSEHAPGMKTIDDALELRGRILGAFDRAELAADPVEQAKLLTFVVVGAGPTGVEMAGQIAELAHRTLLGAYRSFDTRDARIVLIDAAATVLPPFGDRLGAKAAATLEKLGVDVRLGTTVVDVDSEGLTVRDSDGNESRIDSVCKVWSAGVAASPLGAQLAQQTGAELDRSGRTAVQDDLTLPGHSKVFVVGDMMFRDRLPGVAQVAIQSGRYAAQPIKTESAATTENRPCHPRVPFEYRDMGSMATIARFKAVTKIGGFELSGPLAWALWLAVHVAYIVGFRSRISTLLSWTWTFLGSSRGQLTITDQQIAARNPIVQLDDLKRNASEPSTPVPHGS; this comes from the coding sequence ATGACCTTTGCAGATACCCCCGCTGGACGTCGCAAGGTGGTGGTGATCGGTTCCGGTTTCGGGGGCCTGTTCGCAACCAAAGCTCTGCGCCGCGTCGATGTTGACGTGACGGTCATCGACCGTACGACCCATCATCTGTTTCAGCCGTTGCTCTATCAGGTTGCAACCGGCATTCTCTCGGAAGGTGAGATAGCGCCCGCGACCCGCATAATACTCAGGAACCAATCTAACGCGACGGTACTTCTCGGTGACGTCACGACGATCGACCTGACCGAGCAAACGGTGATCTCCATTCACCAGGGGCGCACGACGGTCACCGAATACGACGAACGCATCGTGTCTGCCGGCGCTCAGCAGTCCTACTTCGGTAACGACCACTTCTCTGAACACGCACCAGGGATGAAGACAATCGACGACGCCCTCGAACTGAGAGGTCGGATTCTCGGGGCGTTCGACCGTGCAGAACTCGCTGCCGACCCCGTGGAACAGGCGAAACTACTGACTTTCGTGGTGGTCGGGGCAGGCCCGACAGGCGTCGAAATGGCAGGACAGATAGCCGAGCTCGCTCACCGCACCCTCCTCGGTGCATACCGTAGCTTCGACACGCGCGATGCCCGAATAGTCCTGATCGACGCGGCTGCTACCGTTCTGCCCCCGTTCGGGGATCGATTAGGTGCGAAAGCGGCAGCAACCCTTGAGAAACTCGGCGTCGACGTCCGCCTCGGCACCACGGTCGTCGATGTCGATTCCGAAGGACTGACCGTCCGCGACTCCGACGGCAACGAATCCCGTATCGACTCCGTATGTAAGGTGTGGTCCGCTGGTGTGGCCGCGAGCCCGCTAGGCGCTCAACTGGCACAACAAACCGGGGCCGAACTCGACCGATCCGGTCGTACCGCCGTCCAGGACGACCTCACACTTCCCGGCCACTCCAAAGTCTTCGTCGTCGGTGACATGATGTTCCGCGATCGACTTCCCGGAGTTGCTCAAGTCGCCATCCAAAGCGGTCGCTACGCGGCACAACCGATCAAGACCGAGAGCGCCGCAACCACCGAGAATCGGCCCTGTCACCCCCGGGTCCCGTTCGAGTACCGTGACATGGGATCGATGGCGACCATCGCCAGATTCAAAGCTGTTACCAAGATCGGTGGCTTTGAGCTGTCCGGACCGCTGGCCTGGGCCCTGTGGTTGGCCGTGCACGTGGCTTATATTGTCGGATTTCGCAGTCGGATCTCCACCCTTCTGTCCTGGACGTGGACGTTTCTCGGGTCATCGCGTGGGCAACTGACCATCACCGATCAGCAGATCGCAGCGCGCAACCCGATCGTGCAACTAGACGACCTCAAACGCAATGCCTCCGAGCCCAGTACTCCAGTACCTCATGGGAGCTGA
- a CDS encoding peptide MFS transporter, whose translation MNELDRDFSDGGIAIARETKSESLGQPEALGQPKALWNLSFTELWERFSFYGLQGVLTFYLLYSLSDGGLELAPTTAVSIVGAYGGAVYLCQVLGGWIADRLVAPRQMVLYGAVIIAAGHIALAVVDGISGLALGLILIVFGTGALKTNITSIVGMLYADNRTARDAGFSYFYMAINSGAVLGPLLTGFTQNLWGFHAAFSLAAFGMVGAIIQFTRKMRDLPPASALVKNPIARGQLVYILAAVFGLALCATTLWWLDVANGNNVVNYITAIAVIAAIVYFTVILRAPNVTPTEKRRMRGFIPIWLATLLFFGIFLQQFTSMPLFITDRVSLDVGGWQIPAPWMTAIGALCSVAVSPFVAMLWMRLGARQPGTPAKMAIGLMLVGGAYLLLLLSVLFPGKTVPPVLVLVCMAIAGVSDIFVVPPGLAIATRIAPEHFQAQTVALLFLALAAGSSISGLLGTLFAKVSAEEYFLLVGGLALLAGILLALFAKRIGAFTDRQ comes from the coding sequence ATGAACGAACTCGACCGCGATTTCTCAGATGGAGGCATCGCCATCGCACGCGAGACGAAGAGTGAGTCACTTGGGCAACCAGAAGCGCTTGGGCAACCAAAAGCCTTGTGGAATCTGTCATTCACCGAACTGTGGGAGCGTTTCAGCTTCTATGGCCTGCAGGGTGTGTTGACCTTCTACCTGTTGTATTCGCTCAGCGACGGCGGACTCGAACTCGCCCCGACTACGGCGGTCAGCATCGTCGGAGCCTACGGCGGCGCAGTGTACTTGTGTCAAGTACTCGGAGGGTGGATCGCAGATCGACTGGTCGCACCGCGACAGATGGTCCTGTACGGCGCTGTCATCATCGCGGCCGGCCACATCGCACTCGCGGTGGTCGATGGGATTTCAGGTCTAGCACTCGGCCTGATCCTGATTGTGTTCGGTACCGGCGCCCTCAAAACAAATATCACCTCCATCGTGGGAATGCTCTACGCGGACAATCGAACCGCACGCGATGCAGGGTTCTCGTATTTTTACATGGCCATCAATTCCGGCGCCGTTCTCGGACCGCTGCTGACCGGATTCACCCAAAATCTCTGGGGTTTTCACGCAGCCTTCAGCCTTGCTGCCTTCGGAATGGTCGGTGCAATAATCCAGTTCACCCGCAAGATGCGCGATCTTCCCCCAGCGTCTGCCCTGGTAAAGAATCCGATCGCACGCGGTCAGCTGGTCTACATTCTCGCGGCGGTATTCGGGCTTGCACTCTGCGCGACGACACTATGGTGGCTCGACGTCGCGAACGGCAACAACGTCGTGAATTACATTACCGCCATCGCGGTCATTGCAGCGATCGTCTACTTCACGGTGATCCTCCGCGCACCTAATGTGACGCCCACCGAAAAGCGCCGGATGCGGGGCTTCATCCCGATCTGGCTTGCTACTCTCCTGTTTTTCGGCATTTTCTTGCAGCAATTCACTTCTATGCCATTGTTCATTACAGATCGGGTAAGTCTCGACGTCGGTGGTTGGCAGATTCCCGCGCCTTGGATGACCGCAATCGGAGCCCTCTGCTCAGTCGCAGTGAGCCCGTTCGTTGCGATGCTGTGGATGAGACTCGGCGCCCGGCAGCCAGGAACCCCTGCCAAGATGGCTATCGGATTGATGCTCGTGGGAGGGGCGTATCTTCTGCTTCTTCTATCGGTGTTGTTTCCGGGTAAGACGGTGCCGCCGGTGCTCGTGTTGGTGTGTATGGCGATCGCGGGGGTGTCCGACATTTTCGTTGTACCGCCAGGGCTTGCGATCGCGACGCGTATTGCACCCGAACATTTTCAAGCGCAAACCGTGGCATTGCTTTTCCTGGCGCTTGCTGCCGGATCATCCATTTCCGGATTGCTCGGTACGTTGTTTGCCAAGGTATCCGCCGAGGAGTACTTTCTGTTGGTTGGTGGTCTCGCCCTTCTAGCCGGAATATTGCTGGCCTTGTTTGCCAAGAGAATTGGAGCATTCACCGATCGACAATAA
- a CDS encoding protein kinase domain-containing protein, which yields MGDFDPLSTQQDVARVIAEELGATGFIDVHEIGRGGFGVVFRCRQPSLDRVVAVKVLTADVDSENVARFLREQRAMGRVSGHPHIVTVHDVGTTDSGRPFIVMQYHRRGSLEVEIRRNGPLPWTEVLRIGAKMAGALETLHRLGVLHRDVKPGNILIADYGQPQLTDFGIARIAGAFETGTGTVTGSPAFTAPEVLRGDAPSVFSDIYGLGATLFCALTGHAAFERLSGEHVVAQFLRITSEPTPELSGWDIPEDFRAIIERSMARTVGERPGSAEELGNLLVDAARHNEHNIDEMALPAREREYRADVVVGTARGAAPAGHDQDSVGESSSLLGLPRRSKDGNLPYELTSFIGRRHESAEARHLLSGARLVTFTGIGGVGKTRLALKVGSDARRAFADGVWLVELGQLRDPALLADTFAGTFGLQERSARPPSILVAEYLADRQLLLIVDNCEHMIAAVAKLVEALLRVCPDVKVLATSREPLGIGGEMVMRVPPLTVPDTTEPAPSRRGAAMSDAVALFVERSRSAVPDFVLTDDNKAIVTQICRQLEGLPLSIELAAVRLRSMSAVQIRDRITDSYALLTRGHRGAPSRQQSLRLSIDWSYWLCTPDEQRLWAQVSVFAGSFDLDGVEGVSGQLFGAVPLVDLVESLVGKSILIREETAAGVRFRLLETLRAYGRRRLDEEAGEYAALARRHRDYYLQMVKHSESEWISPKQTDWIALLRQEQPNIRDALEFCASETGEAAAGLEMANALYLFWFTRGMFSEGRRWLGRLLTLDAESLTAERIHALCWSAEMAGLQGDNAAATPLVVQARNLVQRLDQDDIGAEVFYIEGNSALYSGDPGRAVTLFERALGGLHPETNLVRRIEALVSLGVAGWVLGDATLAVASHQEVLALTTEHGESVYRAHSLWSLGLVSWNRGRAREGYELLEEGIRSAHRVDDPVSGALCVEALSWIAADEGREERAAVLMGAARALRKTMGASSVRIPAMVDYHTQCVRRTRTVLGAAAYATAFRHGQALDFDEIAAVALDDAPPETSVEPTEAENALTKRERQVAELISEGLTNRKIAEKLFISPRTAQGHVENILVKLGFSSRTQIAAWFIEHAR from the coding sequence ATGGGTGATTTCGATCCACTCTCGACACAGCAGGACGTCGCCCGTGTGATCGCCGAGGAACTCGGTGCGACGGGATTCATCGATGTCCATGAGATCGGTCGTGGTGGGTTCGGTGTGGTGTTCCGTTGCCGGCAGCCGTCGTTGGATCGTGTTGTCGCGGTAAAGGTCCTCACTGCTGACGTCGACTCGGAGAACGTGGCGCGTTTCTTGCGTGAACAACGTGCGATGGGCCGTGTCTCGGGCCATCCTCATATCGTGACCGTGCACGATGTCGGTACCACCGACAGTGGTCGCCCGTTCATCGTCATGCAGTACCATCGGCGTGGGTCGCTTGAGGTCGAGATCCGCAGGAACGGTCCGCTTCCGTGGACTGAAGTCCTTCGGATAGGTGCCAAGATGGCGGGGGCGCTCGAGACCTTGCACAGGTTGGGTGTGCTTCACCGGGACGTGAAGCCCGGAAATATCCTCATTGCTGACTACGGCCAACCCCAGTTGACCGACTTCGGGATCGCCCGTATCGCCGGAGCGTTCGAGACCGGCACGGGAACAGTCACGGGTTCGCCTGCCTTCACCGCACCGGAAGTACTCCGGGGAGATGCTCCGTCGGTATTCTCCGATATCTACGGTCTGGGCGCGACACTGTTCTGCGCGCTCACCGGCCATGCGGCCTTCGAGCGGCTCAGCGGTGAACATGTCGTGGCGCAATTCCTGCGGATCACCTCGGAACCGACCCCTGAACTGTCCGGGTGGGATATCCCCGAGGATTTTCGCGCGATCATCGAACGATCGATGGCGCGCACAGTGGGCGAGAGGCCGGGCTCCGCGGAAGAACTGGGAAACCTTCTCGTCGATGCCGCTCGTCACAACGAGCACAACATCGACGAGATGGCGCTCCCGGCAAGGGAGCGCGAGTATCGGGCGGATGTGGTGGTGGGCACGGCCCGTGGCGCTGCGCCGGCGGGACATGATCAAGATTCCGTAGGTGAGAGTTCGTCACTACTGGGCCTGCCACGTCGTAGTAAGGACGGAAACCTCCCGTACGAGTTGACGAGCTTCATTGGCCGCCGCCACGAGTCGGCAGAGGCCAGACACCTTCTGTCAGGGGCGCGGTTGGTGACGTTCACCGGTATCGGCGGCGTCGGCAAGACGCGGCTGGCGTTGAAAGTCGGCTCGGATGCACGTCGCGCTTTCGCCGACGGTGTGTGGTTGGTGGAGCTGGGACAGCTTCGCGATCCAGCGCTACTGGCAGATACTTTCGCCGGTACCTTCGGCTTGCAGGAACGCTCCGCCCGCCCGCCGTCGATATTGGTGGCCGAGTACCTCGCCGATAGGCAGCTGCTGCTGATCGTCGACAACTGCGAGCACATGATCGCGGCGGTCGCGAAACTGGTGGAGGCGCTGCTGCGGGTGTGTCCGGACGTGAAGGTCCTTGCTACCAGCCGGGAGCCTTTGGGCATCGGCGGCGAAATGGTGATGAGGGTGCCTCCGCTCACGGTGCCGGACACCACCGAGCCGGCGCCGTCCCGGCGTGGAGCAGCGATGTCCGATGCGGTCGCATTGTTCGTCGAGCGGTCCCGCTCGGCGGTCCCGGATTTCGTCCTCACCGACGACAACAAAGCAATCGTCACTCAGATCTGCCGGCAGTTGGAAGGACTGCCGCTCTCGATCGAGCTGGCGGCGGTGCGGTTGCGATCGATGTCAGCGGTACAGATCCGCGACAGGATAACCGACAGCTACGCGTTACTGACCCGGGGGCATCGCGGAGCCCCGAGTAGGCAGCAGTCGCTGCGCTTGTCCATCGACTGGAGCTACTGGCTGTGCACCCCGGACGAGCAACGGTTGTGGGCGCAGGTCTCCGTCTTCGCAGGCTCCTTCGACCTCGACGGCGTCGAAGGGGTAAGCGGTCAACTGTTCGGCGCGGTGCCGCTGGTGGATCTGGTCGAATCCTTGGTCGGTAAGTCGATCCTCATTCGCGAAGAAACTGCCGCCGGGGTGCGATTCCGTCTATTGGAGACTCTCCGCGCCTACGGCCGCCGACGACTCGACGAGGAGGCCGGTGAATATGCAGCTCTGGCGCGTCGGCATCGGGACTACTACCTTCAAATGGTGAAACATTCTGAGTCCGAATGGATCTCACCGAAACAGACCGACTGGATCGCTCTGCTGAGGCAGGAACAACCGAACATTCGTGACGCCCTCGAATTCTGTGCCTCGGAGACCGGTGAGGCTGCTGCCGGCCTGGAAATGGCAAACGCCCTGTACTTGTTCTGGTTCACCCGCGGCATGTTCAGCGAAGGCAGGCGTTGGCTGGGACGACTACTCACCCTCGACGCAGAGTCACTGACGGCGGAGAGGATTCACGCCCTGTGCTGGAGCGCCGAGATGGCAGGTCTACAGGGAGATAACGCTGCGGCAACGCCTTTGGTGGTGCAAGCACGAAATCTGGTTCAACGTCTCGACCAGGACGATATCGGTGCGGAAGTGTTCTACATAGAAGGGAACTCGGCGTTGTACAGCGGTGACCCGGGGCGAGCGGTCACATTGTTCGAGCGGGCTCTAGGGGGTCTGCATCCCGAAACGAACCTCGTTCGACGGATCGAAGCCCTGGTATCTCTCGGAGTCGCCGGATGGGTGCTCGGCGATGCCACCCTCGCTGTCGCGTCGCATCAAGAAGTGCTGGCTCTCACCACCGAGCACGGGGAGTCCGTGTACCGCGCGCATTCACTCTGGTCACTCGGCCTGGTGTCGTGGAATCGAGGACGAGCGCGGGAAGGGTACGAGCTTCTGGAAGAGGGAATACGATCCGCTCATCGTGTCGACGATCCGGTCAGCGGGGCGCTCTGCGTCGAAGCGCTGAGTTGGATTGCGGCAGACGAAGGTCGAGAGGAAAGAGCTGCGGTACTCATGGGCGCTGCCCGAGCGCTCCGTAAAACCATGGGTGCTTCGTCGGTGCGCATTCCGGCCATGGTCGACTACCACACACAATGTGTGCGCCGAACCCGCACAGTGCTCGGCGCCGCCGCATACGCAACGGCGTTTCGACACGGACAGGCCCTCGATTTCGACGAAATAGCCGCGGTAGCGCTCGACGACGCGCCTCCCGAGACCTCCGTCGAGCCAACCGAGGCAGAGAATGCTCTGACCAAACGCGAACGTCAGGTAGCGGAACTGATCAGTGAGGGTTTGACCAACAGAAAGATCGCGGAGAAGCTATTCATTTCACCTCGCACCGCGCAGGGACATGTCGAGAACATACTGGTCAAGCTAGGATTTAGCTCGCGAACCCAGATCGCCGCATGGTTCATCGAACACGCTCGGTAG
- the aspA gene encoding aspartate ammonia-lyase codes for MTNIKADTVRIEHDLLGDRDIPADAYWGIHTLRAVENFPISGIPISTYPDLVVALGCVKQAAALANRDLGLLDSGIADAIVAACSEIRDGALHNQFVVDVIQGGAGTSTNMNANEVIANRALEILGHRRGNYTALHPLDHVNMSQSTNDVYPTALKVAVAFALVRLQQSMRSLATAFNGKAVEFADVVKMGRTQLQDAVPMTLGQEFGTYEVMLGEDADRLLEAGALIGEINLGGTAIGTGLNAHPRYAELVCRHLNNVVAMPVSTAANLVEATQDVGSFVQLSGVLKRTAVKLSKICNDLRLLSSGPRAGFSEINLPAMQAGSSIMPGKVNPVIPEVVNQIAFEVIGNDVTISLAAEAGQLQLNAFEPIIAHSLFQSITHLTNACDTLATRCIAGITANVEHLRRMVEHSIGVVTALNPYIGYAAATSVAADALATGRSIPSLVLERGLLTESEITEILRPENLIRSVELNINSTQGRQQTLVP; via the coding sequence ATGACCAACATCAAAGCCGATACGGTCCGGATCGAACACGATCTGCTCGGCGACCGAGACATCCCCGCCGACGCCTACTGGGGAATCCACACCCTGCGCGCGGTCGAAAACTTCCCCATCAGCGGAATACCGATCTCGACCTACCCAGATCTGGTGGTCGCCCTCGGTTGTGTGAAACAAGCTGCAGCATTGGCGAATCGAGATCTAGGTCTGCTCGACTCCGGAATCGCCGACGCCATCGTCGCGGCATGCTCGGAAATCCGCGACGGAGCCCTGCACAACCAGTTCGTCGTCGACGTCATCCAAGGCGGCGCAGGAACATCGACAAACATGAACGCCAACGAGGTCATCGCCAACCGAGCACTGGAAATCCTCGGACACCGCCGCGGCAACTACACAGCCCTACACCCACTCGATCACGTCAACATGAGCCAAAGCACCAACGACGTCTACCCGACCGCCTTGAAAGTGGCCGTAGCATTCGCGCTGGTGCGCCTGCAACAGTCGATGCGGTCACTGGCAACAGCATTCAACGGCAAGGCCGTAGAATTCGCAGATGTGGTCAAAATGGGCCGCACCCAACTGCAGGACGCCGTACCGATGACCCTCGGCCAGGAATTCGGCACCTACGAGGTCATGCTGGGTGAGGACGCGGACCGACTCCTCGAAGCGGGCGCATTGATCGGTGAAATCAACCTCGGTGGCACCGCAATCGGTACCGGGCTCAATGCCCACCCTCGCTACGCAGAACTCGTATGCCGTCATCTCAATAACGTCGTGGCCATGCCGGTCTCGACCGCCGCGAACCTCGTCGAAGCAACCCAGGACGTCGGATCCTTCGTACAACTCTCCGGAGTCCTCAAACGAACTGCAGTGAAGCTGTCGAAGATCTGCAACGACCTACGCCTGCTGTCCTCAGGGCCGCGAGCCGGCTTCTCGGAGATCAACCTCCCCGCCATGCAGGCAGGTTCGTCGATCATGCCCGGCAAGGTCAACCCCGTGATTCCCGAGGTTGTCAACCAAATCGCGTTCGAAGTCATCGGAAACGATGTCACGATCTCACTCGCTGCCGAGGCCGGTCAACTGCAACTCAACGCATTCGAACCGATCATCGCCCACAGCCTGTTCCAATCGATCACTCATCTGACCAATGCCTGCGACACTCTCGCCACTCGGTGCATCGCCGGAATCACCGCCAACGTCGAACACCTACGGCGCATGGTCGAGCATTCGATCGGCGTGGTCACTGCACTCAACCCCTACATCGGCTACGCGGCTGCAACGTCAGTGGCCGCCGATGCCCTCGCTACCGGCCGAAGCATCCCCTCGCTCGTACTCGAACGAGGACTACTCACCGAATCCGAGATCACGGAAATCCTCCGGCCCGAGAACCTCATCCGATCGGTGGAACTGAACATCAACTCCACTCAGGGTCGCCAGCAAACACTGGTGCCCTGA
- a CDS encoding biotin-dependent carboxyltransferase family protein: MKTVEILDTGPLSIIEDLGRIGFLQSGVGCSGAADRGALTLANRMVGNVESEACIETLLGGLALRGTEDLIVAVTGAPAPAYLDGVQVAHASTIMVRAGQHLALRTPQVGLRSYVAIRGGLDIEPVLGSRSTDTLSGIGPSPLRQGDVIPIGRPRLPLPPIDVAPIALPSADTITLRATLGPREDWFVDPQSLTTVLWTVSSQSNRVGVRLDRTSERCVLERTRLDELPTEAVPLGAVQVPPSRQPVIFLADHPITGGYPVVAVVHSADIDLAAQARPGQQLRFTLA, from the coding sequence GTGAAAACGGTTGAAATCCTCGACACCGGCCCGCTCAGCATCATCGAGGACCTCGGCCGGATCGGATTCCTCCAATCCGGCGTCGGCTGCTCCGGCGCCGCTGATCGGGGCGCGCTCACACTGGCGAACAGGATGGTCGGAAATGTCGAGTCCGAGGCATGCATCGAGACTCTCCTCGGAGGGCTCGCTCTCCGAGGCACGGAGGATCTCATCGTGGCCGTGACCGGCGCTCCGGCGCCCGCCTATCTGGACGGTGTGCAGGTCGCGCACGCCAGCACAATCATGGTTCGTGCCGGTCAACACCTGGCGCTGCGCACCCCGCAAGTGGGTCTTCGAAGCTACGTCGCGATCCGCGGCGGGCTCGACATCGAGCCGGTACTCGGATCTCGTAGCACCGACACGCTCTCCGGTATCGGCCCCTCCCCCCTCCGGCAGGGCGATGTGATCCCCATCGGGCGGCCTCGTCTGCCGCTTCCTCCGATCGACGTGGCACCGATCGCGCTGCCCAGTGCCGACACCATCACTCTGCGCGCGACGCTGGGCCCGCGCGAGGACTGGTTCGTCGACCCGCAATCCTTGACAACAGTGTTGTGGACGGTCTCGAGCCAGTCGAACCGAGTAGGCGTGCGGCTCGATCGCACCTCAGAAAGGTGTGTACTCGAGCGCACGCGGCTCGATGAACTGCCCACCGAAGCAGTTCCACTCGGAGCGGTACAAGTTCCTCCTTCCAGACAGCCCGTGATCTTCCTGGCCGACCACCCCATCACCGGCGGATACCCCGTCGTCGCAGTCGTTCACAGCGCGGACATCGACCTCGCAGCCCAAGCCAGACCCGGCCAACAGCTTCGCTTCACCCTTGCCTGA
- a CDS encoding allophanate hydrolase subunit 1 yields MSIGTPRLLTAGKSSILVETDSPTETLGLVEQLRRCPPSGMIDFLPAETTVMIFARPDADMSALRSEIGRLSLTSTSILEHAQSDDVVIVPVHYDGEDLAELAHITGLSVRDIIARHTDELWRCSFIGFAPGFSYLSPTSATPWTIPRREQARPSVPPGSVALASRYCAVYPRSSPGGWQLIGRTDMQMWDIDNDPPALVQPGRVVRFVDADKS; encoded by the coding sequence ATGAGCATCGGGACGCCACGCTTGCTGACCGCCGGGAAATCCAGCATTCTCGTCGAGACCGACAGTCCCACCGAGACTCTCGGGCTCGTCGAGCAGCTTCGGCGTTGCCCGCCCTCGGGCATGATCGACTTCCTACCAGCCGAGACGACAGTGATGATATTCGCTCGGCCCGACGCCGACATGTCAGCGCTTCGCTCCGAGATCGGTCGGCTCTCCCTCACCTCGACATCGATCCTGGAGCACGCGCAGTCCGACGACGTCGTGATTGTTCCTGTGCACTACGACGGTGAAGACCTCGCAGAGCTCGCACACATCACCGGACTGTCTGTCCGTGACATCATCGCCCGCCACACCGACGAGCTGTGGCGGTGCTCCTTCATCGGTTTCGCACCGGGATTTTCGTATCTGAGCCCCACATCAGCTACCCCATGGACGATCCCCCGCCGAGAACAAGCACGACCTTCCGTTCCCCCCGGCTCCGTTGCACTGGCCAGTCGATATTGCGCGGTGTACCCACGCTCGTCCCCGGGAGGCTGGCAGCTCATCGGCCGGACGGACATGCAGATGTGGGATATCGACAACGATCCTCCCGCTCTTGTGCAGCCCGGCCGAGTTGTTCGCTTCGTCGATGCGGACAAGTCGTGA
- a CDS encoding LamB/YcsF family protein → MTHPPTVSAKQPLDCPPAPSTAHRGSTHLEEDAVAATFDLNADLGEGFGPWRSGDDQSLLAVISSANIACGFHAGDPSIMRKVCGWAADRGVVIGAHVGYRDLVGFGRRAMTIDPDDLCNETVYQLAALDGFACAAGTNVRYLKPHGALYHAAANNADTARALLDAVTLYNKDLAILGPSDSWLQRVAADEYDIRFVAEGFADRAYTELGTLVDRRRPGAVLHDRAAICTQVLDMARHSTVRSIDGTVVDVDVASVCVHGDTADATDIARSVKHALEGAGIEIRAFA, encoded by the coding sequence ATGACCCATCCCCCGACCGTCTCAGCGAAGCAACCTCTGGACTGCCCACCGGCACCGTCCACCGCTCATCGCGGTTCAACACACCTGGAAGAAGATGCTGTGGCCGCGACCTTCGACCTCAATGCCGATCTCGGGGAAGGATTCGGCCCCTGGCGTTCCGGGGATGACCAGAGCCTCCTCGCCGTCATCTCCAGCGCCAACATTGCCTGCGGATTTCATGCCGGAGATCCGTCGATCATGCGGAAGGTCTGCGGTTGGGCAGCAGACCGCGGCGTTGTCATCGGCGCCCATGTCGGTTACCGCGATCTTGTCGGCTTCGGACGCCGTGCGATGACGATCGATCCCGACGATCTGTGCAACGAGACGGTGTATCAGCTCGCCGCGCTGGACGGTTTCGCCTGCGCCGCCGGGACGAACGTGCGGTACCTCAAGCCACACGGAGCCCTCTACCACGCAGCGGCAAACAATGCGGACACAGCCAGAGCATTGCTCGATGCCGTGACGCTGTACAACAAGGATCTAGCCATACTCGGCCCCTCCGACTCCTGGCTCCAGAGGGTCGCCGCTGACGAATACGACATTCGTTTCGTCGCAGAAGGTTTCGCGGACCGCGCCTATACGGAACTGGGCACACTGGTCGACCGTCGTCGACCCGGCGCGGTACTGCACGATCGTGCCGCGATCTGCACACAGGTACTGGACATGGCTCGGCATTCGACCGTCCGCAGTATCGACGGGACAGTTGTCGACGTCGACGTCGCGAGCGTGTGTGTTCATGGCGACACCGCCGATGCCACCGACATCGCCCGATCTGTGAAACATGCTCTCGAAGGCGCCGGCATCGAGATCAGGGCCTTTGCATGA